A genomic window from Haliaeetus albicilla chromosome 10, bHalAlb1.1, whole genome shotgun sequence includes:
- the LOC104321760 gene encoding uncharacterized protein isoform X1, with amino-acid sequence MGRSFPGAGLVLAAAAALCLGGAGGKVYYSCGAVVESMERGLILSPGFPNNYYAGTHCVWQFFIPMRTHLILEIFDFDIFESSSETPAPWDGFSAPTKTGNKDMPSLEQNLDLALRTTNPPLQTWMSKVAQNLSSTRDQSKDLASHLDELPGTASKKEEAKQASEENQSKQMKEPKVITKAQTEELPFPVAGSATTERQNTSGLETEEDLKEKILLAHLAASERDEVTVESWTLPTTVLPVEISSSPQPAVDVCPHDVLYVSDLITFSSRFCGPNSPLNKTLVFGSSLEMVEVIMELITTTDRGRGFAMLFEYKNITEPTTVDAVRQERKENMMMLAIITGIVFFALALLSALCVACRQRTCPKRSSSNACSDQENGIQNSAVDINELQLVVPSRQNENNNHSVSREQAVTSCRGSTERSPQDTDPDVPSSISAVTTETGSDEVFIISAGPGASGLSFTTYRIQDKNLKRSVTSPASVSDWLTSNHTAAGADAVEKGDVQLENHCPRQRTWSARTFHDFLAPIPQLQKKWCSWTTNSPFTKLVDNSSFPTAARSQGVPTRKVISATEIEGASGTVYSDSSASNASYPLTLSAQRQRKLSSCNLKKSRFGNPYFGFLASSPDSKQVRSLDPSRHLGAASPVNSQSPKNLLESSNPLKINLVNGSKTKELMVETDKNKPVFVISEEGDDQQPLVLAEHLSQCGDHLSEQNAVYAPAVPDKQPVVLTVEGNSSASFTSNLPLWAKSPSLYKGHVKAPGPSRDQQSLSVGDANATEISQNCDTLAAPTLCQASVQ; translated from the exons ATGGGCCGGAGCTTCCCCGGCGCGGGGCTCGTcctggcggcggccgcggccctCTGCctcggcggggcgggaggcAAG GTGTATTACTCCTGTGGTGCAGTGGTGGAATCGATGGAAAGAGGCCTGATTTTATCACCAGGTTTTCCAAACAACTACTACGCAGGGACACACTGCGTTTGGCAATTTTTCATCCCCATGAGAACCCATCTTATCTTGGAAATTTTTGACTTTGACATTTTTGAGAGCTCTAGTGAAACTCCAGCCCCCTGGGATGGCTTTTCAGCCCCTACTAAAACAGGAAATAAGGACATGCCTTCTCTTGAGCAAAACCTTGACTTGGCTCTCCGTACTACAAACCCCCCTCTCCAGACCTGGATGTCAAAGGTGGCTCAGAATCTGAGCAGCACAAGAGATCAGTCAAAGGACCTTGCTAGTCACCTGGATGAACTTCCAGGAACCGCCTCAAAAAAAGAGGAAGCCAAACAAGCATCTGAAGAAAACCAGTCGAAGCAGATGAAGGAACCCAAAGTGATTACCAAGGCTCAAACAGAAGAGCTGCCATTCCCTGTGGCTGGTAGTGCCACAACGGAGAGGCAAAATACCAGTGGCCTGGAAACAGAAgaagatttgaaagaaaaaatcttgCTTGCCCACCTAGCTGCTAGTGAGAGAGATGAAGTTACAGTAGAGAGCTGGACTCTTCCCACAACAGTATTGCCCGTGGAAATCTCCTCTAGCCCACAGCCAGCAGTGGATGTCTGTCCCCATGATGTACTTTATGTTTCTGATCTCATCACATTTTCCTCTCGCTTCTGTGGACCAAATTCACCTTTAAACAAGACCTTGGTCTTTGGTTCATCTCTGGAAATGGTTGAGGTTATCATGGAACTGATCACCACCACAGACCGGGGCCGAGGCTTTGCAATGCTCTTTGAATACAAGAACATCACCGAACCTACCACTGTAGATGCTGTgaggcaggagagaaaggaaaacatgatgATGCTGGCAATTATAACAGGGATTGTCTTCTTTGCGCTTGCTTTGCTCTCTGCCCTCTGTGTAGCTTGCAG GCAGAGAACGTGCCCCAAAAGGAGCTCATCCAACGCATGCAGTGACCAGGAG AACGGGATCCAGAACTCCGCCGTCGATATCAATGAGCTCCAGCTGGTGGTGCCAAGTCGGcagaatgaaaacaacaacCACTCTGTCAGCCGGGAGCAGGCGG tcacttcctgcagaggcagcacagaACGGTCTCCTCAGGACACTGACCCAGATGTGCCCTCCTCCATATCCGCAGTGACCACTGAGACTGGGAGCGATGAAGTGTTTATCATTTCTGCTGGACCCGGGGCCAGTGGGCTGAGCTTTACCACCTACAGAATACAG gACAAAAACCTAAAAAGAAGTGTCACGAGCCCAGCCTCTGTGTCTGACTGGCTGACTTCTAATCACACAGCCGCAGGAGCAGACGCTGTTGAGAAGGGGGACGTCCAGCTGGAAAATCACTGTCCCAGACAACGCACGTGGAGTGCCCGCACTTTCCACGACTTCCTAGCTCCAATACcacagctacagaaaaaatGGTGTAGCTGGACCACCAACAGTCCCTTCACAAAGCTGGTTGACAACAGT AGTTTTCCAACAGCTGCAAGATCCCAAGGTGTGCCAACCAGAAAGGTAATCTCAGCCACTGAGATAGAGGGAGCATCAGGGACTGTTTACTCTGATTCATCTGCCAGTAATGCCTCGTACCCCCTCACTCTGTCTGCACAAAGGCAGCGGAAGCTAAGCTCCTGCAATTTGAAGAAATCCAGGTTCGGTAACCCTTATTTTGGATTTTTAGCCAGTTCCCCTGACAGCAAACAGGTGAGGTCCTTAGATCCCTCAAGACACCTAGGGGCAGCATCTCCAGTTAACAGCCAAAGCCCCAAAAATCTTCTGGAGAGCTCCAACCCACTGAAAATCAACTTGGTCAATGGCTCGAAAACAAAGGAGCTTATGGTAGAAACAGATAAAAACAAACCCGTTTTTGTTATTTCCGAAGAAGGGGATGATCAGCAGCCTCTGGTCCTAGCAGAACATCTTAGTCAATGTGGAGATCATCTGTCAGAGCAAAATGCTGTGTATGCTCCAGCTGTGCCAGATAAACAGCCGGTGGTTCTGACTGTTGAGGGGAACAGTTCTGCCAGCTTCACGTCAAATCTTCCCCTTTGGGCAAAATCCCCTAGTTTATACAAAGGTCACGTGAAGGCCCCTGGCCCTTCCAGGGACCAGCAGAGCTTGTCAGTTGGAGATGCTAATGCTACTGAGATCTCACAGAACTGTGATACCCTAGCTGCTCCTACGCTATGCCAAGCTTCAGTCCAGTGA
- the LOC104321760 gene encoding uncharacterized protein isoform X2, which translates to MERGLILSPGFPNNYYAGTHCVWQFFIPMRTHLILEIFDFDIFESSSETPAPWDGFSAPTKTGNKDMPSLEQNLDLALRTTNPPLQTWMSKVAQNLSSTRDQSKDLASHLDELPGTASKKEEAKQASEENQSKQMKEPKVITKAQTEELPFPVAGSATTERQNTSGLETEEDLKEKILLAHLAASERDEVTVESWTLPTTVLPVEISSSPQPAVDVCPHDVLYVSDLITFSSRFCGPNSPLNKTLVFGSSLEMVEVIMELITTTDRGRGFAMLFEYKNITEPTTVDAVRQERKENMMMLAIITGIVFFALALLSALCVACRQRTCPKRSSSNACSDQENGIQNSAVDINELQLVVPSRQNENNNHSVSREQAVTSCRGSTERSPQDTDPDVPSSISAVTTETGSDEVFIISAGPGASGLSFTTYRIQDKNLKRSVTSPASVSDWLTSNHTAAGADAVEKGDVQLENHCPRQRTWSARTFHDFLAPIPQLQKKWCSWTTNSPFTKLVDNSSFPTAARSQGVPTRKVISATEIEGASGTVYSDSSASNASYPLTLSAQRQRKLSSCNLKKSRFGNPYFGFLASSPDSKQVRSLDPSRHLGAASPVNSQSPKNLLESSNPLKINLVNGSKTKELMVETDKNKPVFVISEEGDDQQPLVLAEHLSQCGDHLSEQNAVYAPAVPDKQPVVLTVEGNSSASFTSNLPLWAKSPSLYKGHVKAPGPSRDQQSLSVGDANATEISQNCDTLAAPTLCQASVQ; encoded by the exons ATGGAAAGAGGCCTGATTTTATCACCAGGTTTTCCAAACAACTACTACGCAGGGACACACTGCGTTTGGCAATTTTTCATCCCCATGAGAACCCATCTTATCTTGGAAATTTTTGACTTTGACATTTTTGAGAGCTCTAGTGAAACTCCAGCCCCCTGGGATGGCTTTTCAGCCCCTACTAAAACAGGAAATAAGGACATGCCTTCTCTTGAGCAAAACCTTGACTTGGCTCTCCGTACTACAAACCCCCCTCTCCAGACCTGGATGTCAAAGGTGGCTCAGAATCTGAGCAGCACAAGAGATCAGTCAAAGGACCTTGCTAGTCACCTGGATGAACTTCCAGGAACCGCCTCAAAAAAAGAGGAAGCCAAACAAGCATCTGAAGAAAACCAGTCGAAGCAGATGAAGGAACCCAAAGTGATTACCAAGGCTCAAACAGAAGAGCTGCCATTCCCTGTGGCTGGTAGTGCCACAACGGAGAGGCAAAATACCAGTGGCCTGGAAACAGAAgaagatttgaaagaaaaaatcttgCTTGCCCACCTAGCTGCTAGTGAGAGAGATGAAGTTACAGTAGAGAGCTGGACTCTTCCCACAACAGTATTGCCCGTGGAAATCTCCTCTAGCCCACAGCCAGCAGTGGATGTCTGTCCCCATGATGTACTTTATGTTTCTGATCTCATCACATTTTCCTCTCGCTTCTGTGGACCAAATTCACCTTTAAACAAGACCTTGGTCTTTGGTTCATCTCTGGAAATGGTTGAGGTTATCATGGAACTGATCACCACCACAGACCGGGGCCGAGGCTTTGCAATGCTCTTTGAATACAAGAACATCACCGAACCTACCACTGTAGATGCTGTgaggcaggagagaaaggaaaacatgatgATGCTGGCAATTATAACAGGGATTGTCTTCTTTGCGCTTGCTTTGCTCTCTGCCCTCTGTGTAGCTTGCAG GCAGAGAACGTGCCCCAAAAGGAGCTCATCCAACGCATGCAGTGACCAGGAG AACGGGATCCAGAACTCCGCCGTCGATATCAATGAGCTCCAGCTGGTGGTGCCAAGTCGGcagaatgaaaacaacaacCACTCTGTCAGCCGGGAGCAGGCGG tcacttcctgcagaggcagcacagaACGGTCTCCTCAGGACACTGACCCAGATGTGCCCTCCTCCATATCCGCAGTGACCACTGAGACTGGGAGCGATGAAGTGTTTATCATTTCTGCTGGACCCGGGGCCAGTGGGCTGAGCTTTACCACCTACAGAATACAG gACAAAAACCTAAAAAGAAGTGTCACGAGCCCAGCCTCTGTGTCTGACTGGCTGACTTCTAATCACACAGCCGCAGGAGCAGACGCTGTTGAGAAGGGGGACGTCCAGCTGGAAAATCACTGTCCCAGACAACGCACGTGGAGTGCCCGCACTTTCCACGACTTCCTAGCTCCAATACcacagctacagaaaaaatGGTGTAGCTGGACCACCAACAGTCCCTTCACAAAGCTGGTTGACAACAGT AGTTTTCCAACAGCTGCAAGATCCCAAGGTGTGCCAACCAGAAAGGTAATCTCAGCCACTGAGATAGAGGGAGCATCAGGGACTGTTTACTCTGATTCATCTGCCAGTAATGCCTCGTACCCCCTCACTCTGTCTGCACAAAGGCAGCGGAAGCTAAGCTCCTGCAATTTGAAGAAATCCAGGTTCGGTAACCCTTATTTTGGATTTTTAGCCAGTTCCCCTGACAGCAAACAGGTGAGGTCCTTAGATCCCTCAAGACACCTAGGGGCAGCATCTCCAGTTAACAGCCAAAGCCCCAAAAATCTTCTGGAGAGCTCCAACCCACTGAAAATCAACTTGGTCAATGGCTCGAAAACAAAGGAGCTTATGGTAGAAACAGATAAAAACAAACCCGTTTTTGTTATTTCCGAAGAAGGGGATGATCAGCAGCCTCTGGTCCTAGCAGAACATCTTAGTCAATGTGGAGATCATCTGTCAGAGCAAAATGCTGTGTATGCTCCAGCTGTGCCAGATAAACAGCCGGTGGTTCTGACTGTTGAGGGGAACAGTTCTGCCAGCTTCACGTCAAATCTTCCCCTTTGGGCAAAATCCCCTAGTTTATACAAAGGTCACGTGAAGGCCCCTGGCCCTTCCAGGGACCAGCAGAGCTTGTCAGTTGGAGATGCTAATGCTACTGAGATCTCACAGAACTGTGATACCCTAGCTGCTCCTACGCTATGCCAAGCTTCAGTCCAGTGA